The Priestia megaterium NBRC 15308 = ATCC 14581 region TCCTGTTCATCTAACTAATAAACAAGTTAGTTTTGATTTTAGAAACCAACGTGTTAAAGACATTATTCAAAGGTTGGGGTTAGTTCCACTTAGGGACAAACTGATGCCTCGTGCACAATCGGTTGGAAAAGGAAAAAGAGATTACTGCTGTAGAACTTACTTTATTGATAGTAGCACTGGGGAGAAACATTTCATAAAAGATCATAACTATTCTTCATATCCTCAGTTGGCTAAAGAAAGATGTCAATTATATGCTCTAGAAGATGGAGCGAATAGCTCAGAATATGATGAGGGACATTGCTAACTTTAACATGTTAAGTGTGTAAAAAGCGCCCTCCTTCGTGGGTGTTTTTATGTTCAGTAAGGTATAAAAATACTAAGAAAAGCAAAGACTGTGAATGGTCGCTTCTGCTGGCTACCAATTACTTTCATCTTCAAGGTTTACGTGGATAGCGCCTCTTCCGTGAGGTGCTATTTTATTTTGGAAAATCATTAATTGGCAAGATACTTAAACATACAATACACACTAATAAGAAGGTCATCATACTTTAATGAAAGCTTTCCTTTAAAAGTTGAAACAAAGTAGGTGATTAAATGTTCTATTCTAATTTCTATACTCCTTTTAACTATGCTTTCTACCCTTATTTCATGCCCTCTTTTGGACGTCCTACTGGATATGTACTGAATTCTAGTGGTGAAGTTGACAGTTGGTGGGGGAATTATCCATTGGGGCACCCTGCTAAGGCTCCAAAACTTGGGGTTGGGGGACAGACGCCTATTTCAGGACCTGCCATACCTTTCAGTTTCAGGGGTTACTATTAAAATAATTAACAGAAGGATACTAATTTATTAGTGTCCTTTTTTTGTCTATTCTGTCTATATAATATATTCTTGTTGAAATATATTCCAAATAAAAAACTTAAAAGTATTCTTAGTATATACAAAAAAGACATGGGCTGGTGCATAGCTAATGTCTTTTTTGGTACTAGACGGCTTAAAGTGTTTATTTAAATCAGCTGTATAAGTATTAAACTTTTAGAATTTTATTATTTTTTCAGACATAGGTATATGTCTATGCTTTATTACTGATTCTACATAGTCTAGACTGTAACCTATTTGAAGGAGAGATAATATGAATAACATAAGACAAAGCTTTGATAGGCATGGAGGCATGGGAGGATCTCTGGGAGGATCTCCTGGTATGGGTGGATTCCCTGGCATGGGAGGATCTCCTGGTATGGGTGGATTCCCTGGTATGGGAGGATCTCCTGGTATGGGTGGATTCCCTGGCATGGGAGGATCTCCTGGTATGGGTGGATTCCCTGGCATGGGAGGATCTCCTGGTATGGGTGGATTCCCTGGCATGGGAGGATTTCCTGGTATGGGTGGATTCCCTGGCATGGGAGGATCTCCTGGTATGGGTGGATTCCCTGGCATGGGAGGATTTCCTGGTATGGGTGGATTCCCTGGTATGGGTGGATTCCCTGGTATGGGTGGATTCCCTGGCATGGGTGGATCTCCTGGTATGGGTGGATTCCCTGGCATGGGAGGATCTCCTGGCATGGGTGGATTCCCTGGCATGGGTGGATTCCCTGGCATGGGCTAGGAGCTATAGTTGTTCCACAATAACTAAAAATAAAAGCGAACTCTCTTATTTCTATTAAGGGGGTGCGTTTTTATTATGAGAATAGTAATTTTGCTTTTATGAGTACTAACTATTTAAAACAGCCTATAAAAGCATACTTTTAAGAGCGGTTTATCTCTGTCTAAAACTTATGACTTTCTGAACGATATAAATTAAAGGATACTGATTCGTCAGTGTCTTTTTATTTTTGAGAACAGGTGATTGTCACTCTTTGTCGAATTAATAGATAAAAAGGTGATACACATATGCTTAAACATATGCTTAAATTTAAAGTTATTTTTGAATTTATAAATGGCAGGACAAAAGAATTAAAATTTGAAGCCACATCAAAGAAAGAAGTTATTAGTCATATAACAAAACATGAAAAATTCATTTCAAATGAAAAAGAGCTAGTGCACATCAATTTAAATAATGTGGTACAGTTTGTGGTTACAGAAGAAAAAAATAATAATAATAAGGTAAGAATAAATAACTTTTTGTCGAATAGAATAGACAAAAGGTGGTAATAGATATGACCGATAAAAATTGGATTAATGCTTATGTTTCTAAAATTTCAGGAAAACATTTCGAACCGTTACTGATTCAAGATATTATTGACTCTTTCATTGAGATGTTAAATGTAAAGCTAAATGATAATCAACAGCCTAAAGCCAATTTTAATAAAGAAGAAAATGAAATTTCATTTCCAGACTGTTTAGTTTCTTTTAAAATTCAAGGATCTGTATTGAGTTTGAGGAAAGTTTTAAAATCTAACCATCAAGTTGCAGGTGGAATTAAAATTTTTGATACAGGTTTGGCTTATCATTTAAAATCTGGTGCAGAGTTGATTGAAGAAGTTGAAACTATCTCCGAAGCATTAGATAGGGCGCTAGGTTATTTACTTTTAGAGTTGAAATAAAAGTTAATATTTTCATAAGTTTAAGTCACTCTAATGAGTGGCTTTTTATTATGTCTATAATACGTAAGTTGAAATATGCGCTAAATAATAAATAAAAAAAGAAAAGGTGGCAATATAGATGAGGGATGATAAGTATACACTAATCTATGCATCTAATATTCCAGAACCTAAACAAGACTTATTATGTATCATATTGGAAGATATTAATAGCGTACCTAAAGATAAGGATGGAGCAGTGATTGGTAAGGCAAAAGGTAAACATCCAGAAGGTATGATTGTTATAGGAGATAAACCTTATGAAGATTACTTTCGAGTCCATACACAAGATGAGAATAAGGTTAAGTAATGAAAGAGTATAAGACAAAGGAACAGAAGTTAAAGTTCTACAAGTCAAAAGAATGGAAACAGCTAAGACTTAAAGTATTAGAACGTGATAATTATGAATGCCAAGAATGCAAACGTAATGGATTAGTTTACACAGATAATCATAATCCTGATAAACATAAACGTTTAGATGTTGACCATTTAAAAGAGATTGAAAATTTTCCTGAGCTTGCTTTGGATATTGATAATTGTGAAGTGAAATGTGTAAAATGCCACAATAAAAAGCATAATCGTTTTAAATTTAAAAAGAAAAATAATAAATGGAACGATGAGAAATGGTGAAGCATCCCCCGTCAAAATATTTTGATGTCAAAAAATTAGTTGGGGAACGAGGAGGGGGCTCGATTTTCCAAATTTGCCGCGCTTTTTCGTGAGACTATTAAATTGGGATTAATTGCAAGTGGGAAGGAGGGGACCAGGTGGCTAAAATCAAGCGGGAAACATTGCGGAAACGGATTGAAAAAGATCTAAGAAATCAGCTAAGTGAGAAAAAGATTGTAGGAAATCACTATGAAGATTTGGTACAAGACTATTTATCTTTATGGGATTTAAAATGCAATCTTATTGAGGACATCGAAACGAACGGAATTAAAGTTACTGGTATGCATGGCCCTAAGTCCAATCCTTCCATAAACGATTTACATAAAACGAATGATCGAATGTTAAAAATCCTAGATGCTCTTAGTTTAGAAGCGTCTCCAGAAGAAAAGAATTCTCCTTCAAAACCTAAGCGCTCTGCTAAGGATTTAGTATGATAAGCAACAAATACGTTGATGAATATATTCACCTTTACGAAACAGGGAAAATTAAGCTAAATAAAGAGCGCATTATGCTTATTAAGTACCTACAGAAACATGTACTTGTGAGGGATGATATATATTTCAATGAGGAAATGATTGAGAACTATATAAAGTTCACAGAGAAATGGTACTTCAAGCTGCAACCATTTCAGAAGTTCATAGCGCCATTTGTCTTTCTTTATTACAAAGAAGATGACAGCGTTTTTTATGACCAATTTTTTATAACCATGTCCCGTGGTGGCGGAAAAAACGGTTTTATCTCTAGTTTAAGTCACTTCTTTATTAGCCCGCTGCATGGTATTCCTAAATACAATATCTCTATTGTTGCTAATAACGAAAAGCAAGCAAAACTCTCTTTTAAAGAGGTTTATGATTGTATAGAAAATAACGAAGTGCTCGAAGATCTTTTCTATCGTACCAAAGTCGAAATAATGGGCTACGATACAAAAAGCATTATGCAATACCATACATCAAATGCCAGTTCTAAAGATGGTTTACGTGATGGATGTGTTATTTATGATGAAATTCATCGATATGAAAATTTTGATGTTGTAAATGTATTCTCTAGCGGGCTTGGTAAAGTGCCCAACGCTAGGGAATTTTTTATTGGTACAGATGGCTATGTTCGTGAAGGATTCTTAGACAAGATGAAGGAACGGGCCATGAATATTTTAGAGGGCAAAGATTTAGATGATCCTCTTTTTCCGTTCATCTGTAAAATTGATGAAGCCGAAGAAGTTAATAACCCGGATATGTGGGAAAAGGCTAACCCAATGTTTAGTGAGCCAAGAAGCTCATACGCAAAAGGCTTATTTAAAAAGGTTTTAAGACAATTTAAACAGCTAGTTAATAATCCATCTAACAGAGAAGAGTTTATGACTAAGCGCATGAACTTTCCAGAAACGGATCTTTCTAAAAGTGTTGCGTCTTGGGAGGAAATTTGGAGAACGGGTTATGAAGAGGACGGAAAAACACTTAGAGAAATTCCAGACTTAAAACATCGTGTAGCTGTAGGTGGTCTTGACTTTGCAAGTATCAAAGACTTTGCAGCTGTTGGGCTTTTGTTCAAAGTTGGTGAAGATTATATTTGGAAAAGCCATTCTTTTGTTCGTAAAGGATTCCTGGACAAAGTGACGTTAAAAGCTCCTATAAAAGAGTGGGAAGAAAAAGGACTGCTTACAATTTTAGATGAACCAGTTATTAATGTTAAACACATAGTTGATTGGTTTGTAGAAATGCGTGAGCTATACGGGGTTAATACAATTGTTGGTGATACTTTCCGCTTAGATCTAGTCAAAACAGCTTTAGAAGCAGAAGGGTTTATATTGCTTTTTATAAGAAATCCCAAAGCTATTCATTCTCTTTTAGCTCCACGGGTAGAAACGTTATTTGCTAATAACCATATTATTTTTGGTGATAATCCAATGATGCGCTGGTACACAAATAACGTCCTGGTGAAAATTAAGCCGGATGGCAATAAAGAGTATTTAAAGAAAGATGAATTTAAACGGAAAACAGACGGATTTCAAGCATTTATTCATGCCTTATGGCAAGCGGATAATCTTCTCACTGATGAATTAGATTTCATGCTATCCGACATTAAGTTTTAAAGGGGGTGAGAACAATTGGATTATTAGATGCCATTTTTAAAAGAGATAGTGAACTTGGATATATGTTTGATGTAGAAATGTTTGTTGAAACAGCAAACAGAGTCCATATGAAGAAATTAGTTTTAGATACTTGTATTGCTTTCTTAGGAAGGACAATTAGCCAGTCAGAATTTAGGGTTAAGAATGGCAAAACATTTGTGAAGGATGAACTTTATTATCGCTTAAATGTTAGGCCAAATAAAAATATGACAGCTAGTACATTTTGGGAAACGTTTGTTCACAAATTGATTTATGACAATGAGTGCTTAATTATTCAATCAGATGATGATGATCTGCTTATTGCTGATGATTTTCAACATAATGAATATGCGGTATTTGAAGACACGTTTTCAAATGTAACAGTCAAGGACTATACATTTAAGCGGGTTTTTAAGCAGAGTGATGTTATCCATTTGCGATACCGAAACGAGCGGTTAACACCATTAATTGACGGTCTTTTCACAGATTACGGGGATCTATTTGGACGAATTCTAAGTTCCCAAAAGCGGAAAAATCAAATTCGCGGTAC contains the following coding sequences:
- a CDS encoding HNH endonuclease, translating into MKEYKTKEQKLKFYKSKEWKQLRLKVLERDNYECQECKRNGLVYTDNHNPDKHKRLDVDHLKEIENFPELALDIDNCEVKCVKCHNKKHNRFKFKKKNNKWNDEKW
- a CDS encoding P27 family phage terminase small subunit — protein: MAKIKRETLRKRIEKDLRNQLSEKKIVGNHYEDLVQDYLSLWDLKCNLIEDIETNGIKVTGMHGPKSNPSINDLHKTNDRMLKILDALSLEASPEEKNSPSKPKRSAKDLV
- a CDS encoding terminase TerL endonuclease subunit is translated as MISNKYVDEYIHLYETGKIKLNKERIMLIKYLQKHVLVRDDIYFNEEMIENYIKFTEKWYFKLQPFQKFIAPFVFLYYKEDDSVFYDQFFITMSRGGGKNGFISSLSHFFISPLHGIPKYNISIVANNEKQAKLSFKEVYDCIENNEVLEDLFYRTKVEIMGYDTKSIMQYHTSNASSKDGLRDGCVIYDEIHRYENFDVVNVFSSGLGKVPNAREFFIGTDGYVREGFLDKMKERAMNILEGKDLDDPLFPFICKIDEAEEVNNPDMWEKANPMFSEPRSSYAKGLFKKVLRQFKQLVNNPSNREEFMTKRMNFPETDLSKSVASWEEIWRTGYEEDGKTLREIPDLKHRVAVGGLDFASIKDFAAVGLLFKVGEDYIWKSHSFVRKGFLDKVTLKAPIKEWEEKGLLTILDEPVINVKHIVDWFVEMRELYGVNTIVGDTFRLDLVKTALEAEGFILLFIRNPKAIHSLLAPRVETLFANNHIIFGDNPMMRWYTNNVLVKIKPDGNKEYLKKDEFKRKTDGFQAFIHALWQADNLLTDELDFMLSDIKF